The genome window TTGTTCAGCGCCCGTTCATCGGTGCCGATGACGATGAACGCCAGTGCGCTGGGGTTCCAGGGGTTCTCGATCACCTCAACGACCCGCAGCGACCCGGAGTACGTCTCACCACTCTCTCTGCTGTAAACGGTCGTGCCGTTGACGATGACGGGAGCGTTCCTCTGGAGCTCGGGAAGAAGGGTGCTGTTTGAGAGCAGTACTAACGCCAGGTTTTTCCTCATGTCCTCGGGCGTTAAACTCGATACTGCCTTCAGCCCGGCATCGACACCCCTTCGTCTAAAGGAGTCGTACACGAACCTGGCCAGATTCCCTGCGGAGGAGCCATCGTCGTAAGCCACGATAACGCCCCCCTCCTTTGCGGCGTTCAGAAAGTCATCAACCGTCAGCGGAATCACGACGTTCTTTCCTCCGTTTGTTTCGTTGTAAACCCTCGCAATGACCTTGGCGAGTTCGGGCATGAAGTCATCGAAGGTTCTGTACATGTCCCTGTGCCTCGCGTAGTCATCAGCATACGCCCGGTACACATCGTCTACGAAGTAAAAGACCTTTCCGTTGCCCTTCAGCGTTGCCATGGCTCCTTCCGGTCTGCCTGTGGCGTTTAGGTAGTACGCCTCGAAGGCCCTCACAAGCGTTTCGTAGAGCATGACCTTGAAGTTGGGGTATGCCATTGCACTCAGCTTCTCGGCGACGGGATCAAAGAGTGTCTCGTAGGGCTCGAAAAGCTCGTAGTGCTGATCAACCGCGGGATTGACGAAGCTGTGGGCGAACTCGTGGGCCAGGAAGGTTGAGTCGCCCACCGTGGCATAAACATGGGGTATTCCGCCTGCCACCTTCCCAAAGCCCAGAAATGCGTATACACTCATATTGCTCCCGCTTTCTATGTGGTATCCGAAGCCGTGGCAGCAGAAGATGGGCATCGGCACCACGTGCCACGATGATGCGTTCTTCCCGAAGAAGTCCTCCTCAAACTCAACGAGTTCGACCAGCCCAGGATTTTCTCCCACAAACGTTTCAAGCGTTCTGTTGTAGAACTCCTCGTGCTCGCGGTAGAACCTCCAGAAGTCAGTCTCCTCTGCGAACTCTGCAACGGCCTCCGCAAACTCATCGAGCTTTTTGGCGTCCAAAAACGGCCTCAATCGAAGCATATCGTCCCAGGGCATTGCCTTTGAGAAGTCCGTCGGGCTCAGGTGAATAGCGAACTCTGGAATCGCGTCGTAGTCGATTCCCTCTTCGATCATCTGCGGAACCATTTTAACCGCTGTCAGGTTTCTATAGGGGCCAAAGTACTCGTCCACGTCCCTGATGTAGCGGTAGCTCCCGGGAGTGACGCCGAGTACCGCCGGATCAACGTGCTCCCTGTACCAGCTTGAGTCGGAGAGCCTGTAGATTATCGCCACCAGCTCGACTCTGGGGTCTATCTCCACGTGAAGGCGATCCGAGAGGGAGATTGAAACCGGCGTACCTGAAGTATGTTCCTGCATGGAGGCGGTCGTTGGGCTTTTTGTTTCCCCTCCCTGGACCTTTTCGCCCGTAGTGCCCACGCATCCGCTCGCCAGCACCACGAGGAATACCAGCACAACAGATGCAAGCTTTTTCACCTAACTCACCGTACCATCGATGAATGTCAGAATATTTAAACATTTCCAAATTATAAACTGCCGGCTTTCTCAACTCGGCTATTTCCTGGGGTACACTGAGTTTCCTTCAATTTGTGCCGATCTAAAAAGCCAACTAAATTGCTCAGCCCAGATGAGACACCAAAAACCTAATGTGTGAAAAAAGTATCATGAATTGGTGGTGAGGATGAAAATTGACCTGCCAGCCCCTAAACTTGAAGATAAAATGAGCTTGAGGAGGCTATGGATAAGAGAAAGAGCATAAGGCGTTACATTTTTCTCTTCTCAAGCCTCGTCGTTCACGGCGGGGATGCAATAAACACCCAACCGGCCCTTCAGCAGGAAAGCAACACTTTTTTAAAGCTTAAAATTCACACTACAATTTGAGATGAAGCGTTCGGTAACGGTCAAACTCCAACCCTCCAAAGAGCAAGAGGAGAAACTCCATCAGTTAGCCGACCTTGAGGCCAAGGTTTGGAATAGGGTGAACTACCTCAGGCGGCAACAGTTCTTCCAAGGGCAAATCGTGGACTTCAACAAGACTGAAAAAACCGTTTACGAGGAGTTCAAGAAGGAAATCGGTTCTGCAACGGTTCAACAAATAGCGAGAAAGAATGCAGAAGCTTGGAGGAGCTTCTTCACCCTTGCAAGAAAGAAGCGGAACGGAGAACTCCCCACGTGGCTTAAGCCAAAACCACCGAACTACCTGAAGGAATGCGAGAAGAGAAAACCCTTAATCGTCCTGAGAAACGACCAGTACAGGATTGAAGGGAGCAAACTCATATTGAAAGGCCTTGGGAAGTTCAGGAAACTGGAAATCCAGTTCAAGGGCAGAATACACTTGAGAGGCAAGCAGGGGCGGTTGGAAATAACTTACGACGAGGTAAAACGCAAGTGGTATGCCCACATCAGCTTCACGGTGGAGGAGAAACTTGAGGGCGAGGAATGGGTTAAGCTTCCAAGAAAACCAAAAGGAGACCTCTCGGCGGGGATTGACTTGGGAGTGAACAATTTAATGGCCGTTTACGTGGAGAATGGTCAGAGTTTTCTCGTGAATGGCAGGCCTCTCAAAAGTATTGACTTCTACTGGCGGAAGAGGATTGCCGAGTATCAATCAAAACTCAACAAAAGTGGTGCTAAGACGAGTAGAAGGCTCAAGAGAATGCACGAGAGGGCGAAACTACAGGCCAGACACTACATTAATACCTCAGTCAGGGGAACGGTTAGAAAGCTCTACGAGCTTGGAGTTTTTAAAATCGTGGTGGGCTATCCGAAGGGAATTGCTCAAAACCCTGGGAAGGGTAAGAAGCAGAATTTTATCCTCTCTCACGTGTGGCGGTTTAACACGGTCATTAAACGTTTAAAAGAAGTCGCTGAAGAGTACGGTATTGTGGTTGAGGTTGTTGATGAGGCTTTCACTTCGCAAACGTGCCCCGTTTGCGGGAGGCCCCACGAGGGCGCTCGCTTCGTTCGTGGTTTATTCAAGTGTCCCGCAACGGGGCTTGTTTTTAACGCTGACCTTGTTGGGGCGTTTAACATTTTGAAGAAGGTGGTAAAAACGATAACCCCAAATCTGAGCGGTCTTTACGCCCAGAGGAGGGGTAACTGGCCGGAGGCCCGGCCGGAGGGGTTCGAAGAACCCGCTTCTAGGGTTATCATGATGAGAACCCCTCAAACCTCCCTGCCAATGGCGAGGGGTTAATTCACTGGAACCCTCGCCCCTCACGGCAGGGAGGAGGTCAGAGAGACGAACCTCTAACCCTTCAGCAGGTTTCCCAGATTCTATGGGCGGCGTATGGGGTTAACAGGTGGGGAAAGAGAACCTCGCCGAGCGCCGGAGCCTGTTATCCCTTCGAGGTCTATGTTGTGGTCTCAGGCGTTGAAGGATTAACTCCAGGAATCTACCTCTACGACGGAAAGGCCCATGCCCTGGAACTGATCAGGGAGGGGCACTTCGGAAAGACTCTCGCGGAAGCCTGCCTAAACCAGCGGTGCGTTGCCACCGCGCCGGTGAACGTAGTCATCGTCGCCCACTACGAGAGAACCACGAGGCGGTACGGCGAGAGGGGAATAAGGTACGTCCACATCGATGCCGGCCACATGGGTCAGAACATTTACCTTCAGGCAACGGCCCTCGGCCTCGGCACCGTTGCGGTTGGTGCCTTCAGGGATGAGGAGGTAAAAAGGGCAATGAACGTGCCCGGAGAACCGCTCTACGTCTTCCCCCTTGGCGTCCCCGGGGAGTAGTCAGAGCCTCTTGAGCTCCTCAAACCTTATGAGAACCTCCTCCTTTCTCCTTATGAGGTTCTGCCTCCCAGCCTCTTTTCCGTCCTTAAGGTAAATCAGCGTCGGGACGTTGAGGACATCGAAGCGGTTCACAAGGTCGTTCCATTCCTCGGCGTTGATGTGAACGATCTTTATCTCGGGAAATTCCCTGCCGAGATCCTCCATGAAGCTTTCGACTATCCTGCAGGGCGGACAGCCCGGAATGGAAAACCACAGGACGGTTTTTCCAGACTCAAACTCAAACTTTCCGTCGTATTCGACTATCATATCCGCACCTCCGGGAAATAAAAATGGTGGTCAGATCCTGGCCCTCTTGAGCAGGAGCGAGTTTGTGACGACGCTGACGCTGCTTATGCTCATCGCCCCGGCCGCCCACTCCGGCTGGAACTCCACGCCGAATAGCACGAAGGCAAGCCCCGCCGCGAAGGGAATCAGCATCGTGTTGTAGAACATTGCCCAGAAGATGTTCTGCTTTATCTTCGCCAGCGTCTTCTGGCTCAGCTTTATTGCCTTGACCACGTCCCTTGGGTCGTTCTTTATGAGAACCATGTCCCCGCTCTCCATCGCTATGTCCGTCGCGTTGCCGACAGCGATCCCAACATCCGCCTGTGCCAAGGCCGGAGCGTCGTTTATTCCGTCGCCAACGAAGATAACGACTTCACCCTTCTCCTGGAGCTTCTTGACCTCGTTGGCCTTGTCCCCCGGCAGAACCTCGGCGAGGACGTAGTCCACCTTGAGCCGCCTTGCTATCGCGTTTGCAGTTCTCCTGTTGTCGCCGGTTATCATGCCGACCTTCTTGCCCATCCTGTGGAGCTCCTCGATGGCTTCTTTTGCTCCTTCCTTTATCGTGTCGGCTATGCCTATTACTCCCACTATTCTGCCGTCTATGGCGACGGTTATGGCAGTCTTCGCCTCGTCCTCAAGTCTGTGGAGTGTTTCCTCAACCTCATTCACAGAGTAGCCGTTCTCCACCATGAGCTTCCTGTTGCCTGCCAAGATCTCCCTTCCACCCACGACTGCTCTAACACCTTTGCCGGTTATTGCCTCGAACTCCCCCGGCTCCTCAAGCTCAAGGCCGAGTTCCTGGGCCTTCCTCACGATAGCATCTCCAAGCGGGTGTTCAGAGCGCTTCTCCGCCGAGGCAACGAGCTTTATGAGCTCCTTCTCATCCATGCCAAAGGATATAACATCAGTAACCTCGGGCTTCCCCTTTGTGAGCGTTCCTGTCTTGTCGAAGAGCACAACCGTCGCCTTCCTTGCTATCTCAAGCACTTCACCGTTCTTGATGAGTATCCCCATCTCGGCACCTTTACCCATTCCAACCGTCAATGCTGTTGGCGTTGCGAGACCGAAAGCGCAGGGGCAGGCTATAACGAGGACGCTGAGGAGGGTTGTAAAGGCAAAAAGCAGGGGTTCGCCCGCTACAAAGTACCAGTATGCAAAGGAGAGGAGTGCTATAGTGAGGACCGTGGGTATGAAGTATGCAACTATTGTATCCGCCAGCCTCTGTATCGGCGGCTTTGTATTCTGAGCTTCTTCCACGAGTCTAATTATCTGGGCCAGAACGGTGTCCCTTCCGACGCGCCTCGCCTCTATCCTGAGGACGGAGTTCTTGTTTATGGTGCCCCCGATAACCTCATCCCCGGGTTTCTTGAGGTTGGGAACGGGTTCGCCAGTTATCATTGACTCGTCAACGTAGCTCTCGCCCTCGAGCACAATACCATCGACGGGAATCCTCTCACCGGGCTTCACTATCACGACGTCCCCGACCCTGACCTCACTTATCGGAACCTCAATCTCCTCGCCGTTCCTTAGCACTGTTGCCTTCTTCGCCTGAAGACCCATGAGCTTTTTGATGGCCTCGCTGGTTCTTCCCTTGGCCCTCGTTTCAAGGTACCTGCCAAGCAGAAGGAAGGCCATCAGCAGGACGCTGGCCTCGTAGAAGTTGAAGTCCTCCGGAATGACCTCTACCGTTGCGAGGACGCTCGCCAGGTAGGCCGAACCTATGCCGAGGGAGTACATGACCTCCATGTTAAGACTCTTATGTCTCAGGGAGGCATATGCCTTACCGAATATCCCTCTTCCAGCGTAGACTATCGCGATGGTGGATAGAATGAACTGGAGGGGCATGAGGTACGGGATTTCAAAGCCGAAGCGCTCGGCCTGCATAGAGGCGAAGAGGGCTATTCCAATACCCCACGCGACGGCGAGCTTTCTCTTCATGTCGCGAAGGTGCCTCTCCCTTAGTTCTCTCTCGAGATCGTGGGTCTCCTCCCCCTCAACCCCTATGAACTGGTAGCCCACGTCCTCGATGGTCTTCCTGATGTCTTCAATGGTCACGAGGCTTGGATCGTAGCTTACCCTCGCAGTTTCGGTGCCAAGGTTTACGCTCGCCTCCAAAACACCGGGGAGGTCTTTCAACGCCTCCTCTATCGTCTTAACACACATTGCGCAGGTCATACCATTTACCTTGAGCACAAGCTCCATTTTTCTCACCCTGTTACTTACTATGCATGCCAGCTTATGGGGATTATTTTTTACAATCTGAAAAGTAGAGGCGGAGAATTTTTATAGTTCGAAGATTAGATTTGAACGGTGGAACGTCATGAAGATAGACGACCTTGATTTGAAGCTCATTCACCTGCTGATGGACAATTCCCGCCTAAGCATCTCAGAGCTCGCCGAAAGGCTTGGTGTCAGCAGGCCGACGGTAAAATCGCGCCTTGAAAAGCTTGAGAAAGAAGGAGTAATTCTCGGATACACCGTAAAGCTGAATCCGGAGCTTCTCAGGGCGCACAACGTCGTTGCCCTCATAGTCAAAACTGACGAGCCTGAGAGGATGAGGGAGTTCGAGGAGATAATCGAGATAAACCGCTTCACGAGCAGGAAGTACCTCATAAAGATCGCTGTTGAGGATATGGAGGAGCTGAGAAAGGTCATAGAAGGGGCAGGGTTTGAGGTCATCGAGATAATGCCCATTCTTGAGAGCATTGAAAGAACCACTCCCCCGAAGGTCAAGATACCCTTCAAGTGCGACTACTGCGGCAAGGAGATAGTGGGAGAGCCGATAGTCTACAAGTACCACAACAGGGTTTACTTCCTCTGCTGTCCAACGTGCCTGAGGGAGTTCAAAAAGACCCGGGAGAACATAGAGAAGTTCAAACTAAAGGAAGAAGACAAAGTAGAGCACGCTCACGAGCACGAGCACCACGCCCATAACTAAATCTCCCCTACCGCTTACCGAGGAAAGCCTATCAACTGCCCTCCCAAGTCTTGCGTATCTGCTCCCGTAGTGGAAGCCCAGGGTAACGAGGGCAAAGGGCAGCACCGATATTCCAATGAACACCACGAGCAGCGCCGCCCTGATTCCGGGAGGGTACTGGCCGGAGAGCAGGGAGCTCACCAGGAGATACGAGGGGAGCACACAGGACAGTGAGAGAAACGCCATCACTCCCCCTATCACAAAAGCGGCCGGTGGAGAGGTGGCCTTTTCAAGAACCTCATTGCTCTTTTCCCTCAGTGGGCTGGAGACTGGTATCTTCACGTAGCCCAGTGCGGAGAGTATTTTGTAAACTCCCACGGTTATCCCAAAGATGACAACGAAGTATCTGAGCAGGGGTATCTTGGTGTGCAGGTTCATGAGGGCAACGGCTATTATCGAGTATCCCAGAAATGCGCCGACTGTGAATGCCAGGCCGACCCTGAGAACCTTCCTCTCGTCCGTCAGGGCTATCATCGAGAGAAGGAACACTATCATGAGGAATATTGAAGGCCGAAGGGCGTTGAGAATCCCGAGGGCTATTATTGAGAACGTTACCCCCGTGAACTCGGTCACCTGGCTCAGAGAGTCCAGCGGTATATCCGCGGCAGTCATCAGAATTGCGTCTGAAACCTGCATGGCAACCACCTAATGCTCCATCGATGGTGCCCCAAGGCGCACAATCTCCACGGATGAATGGGAGTTCATTGATATATTAACTTTGTCTCCCCTCGCGAGGCACGGGACTTCTATGGGATGGGTGTATTTGACCTTCAGAACCTCACCGTTTGCATCTATTATCGCAATGCATGTTAGCTTTGTGTTAGTTTGATCGGGAATACAGTTTGTATCGGTCAAAACGACAGCATTGGTGGAGTTCAAAGGCCGTCCTTCAACCAGAACCCCATGAAAAGTATCACGAACCCCTTGTTCTCTTATGGAGAAGTACCCAAAGGTCAGGAGGGACACAATCAGAACCGCTGCAATGCCTGCACCAATACTTTTCATACCTTTCACCGCGGATTTGTATCATAAAAACAATGAAAGAAAACTCCGGAGAGGGCTCACTCGCCGCTCTCCTCGATTCCCATGTACTTCTCGCAGCTCTCGTGCATCTCCTGCCAGCCGTCGCCCATGTACTGGGGCATGTACTCCTCCATGACCGGCTCCATATCCTCGTGCATCTCGGTGAAGTTGCCGCTGGCCATGTGCTCCTCCATCTCCTCGTACATCTCGTCGTCCATCATGCCGTGCATGCCGTAGCCCATCATTCCGCCGTGCATGTAGCCGCTCATCGGGCCGAAGCCCCAGCGCGTGCCGGTTCTCTCAGCTGTCTCGAATCCTCCAGTGTGGGCCATCCCTAGGGGGACGGCTATGAGCGCTCCGATGAGGAGCCCGATAAACAGGGACTTCCACTCCATTCCGCATCACCTCTTTATTTGTTTCCATCAGTACATTGCCGCCGAAGGGATAATAGGCTTATCATTGACATAATGTGAAAGGATTCCCCCAAATTTTTCAGATGCGAAAGGATAGGGCCAATCAAGTATTTTCACAAGGTTAAATTGATGAACACCTCAAAAACAGCCAGCAAGTACGATAGGTTTTCAAAGGTCTACGACCTCTTCGAGAGTCCAATGGAAAGGAGGGCGTTTTCAAAGTACCGCGCCAGGGCCCTTTCTCTGGCAGAAGAGAAAGTGCTTGAGATAGGCGTCGGAACGGGAAAAACTTCCTATTATCCCCAAAACGTCGATGTCATCGGCATAGACTCCAGCAGGAGCATGCCGGAGAAGCCGAGAGAAGGGAAAGGGAACTCG of Thermococcus sp. JdF3 contains these proteins:
- a CDS encoding DUF4932 domain-containing protein codes for the protein MKKLASVVLVFLVVLASGCVGTTGEKVQGGETKSPTTASMQEHTSGTPVSISLSDRLHVEIDPRVELVAIIYRLSDSSWYREHVDPAVLGVTPGSYRYIRDVDEYFGPYRNLTAVKMVPQMIEEGIDYDAIPEFAIHLSPTDFSKAMPWDDMLRLRPFLDAKKLDEFAEAVAEFAEETDFWRFYREHEEFYNRTLETFVGENPGLVELVEFEEDFFGKNASSWHVVPMPIFCCHGFGYHIESGSNMSVYAFLGFGKVAGGIPHVYATVGDSTFLAHEFAHSFVNPAVDQHYELFEPYETLFDPVAEKLSAMAYPNFKVMLYETLVRAFEAYYLNATGRPEGAMATLKGNGKVFYFVDDVYRAYADDYARHRDMYRTFDDFMPELAKVIARVYNETNGGKNVVIPLTVDDFLNAAKEGGVIVAYDDGSSAGNLARFVYDSFRRRGVDAGLKAVSSLTPEDMRKNLALVLLSNSTLLPELQRNAPVIVNGTTVYSRESGETYSGSLRVVEVIENPWNPSALAFIVIGTDERALNNIHAYRHVTYSIRDSFDNLLESG
- a CDS encoding RNA-guided endonuclease TnpB family protein — its product is MKRSVTVKLQPSKEQEEKLHQLADLEAKVWNRVNYLRRQQFFQGQIVDFNKTEKTVYEEFKKEIGSATVQQIARKNAEAWRSFFTLARKKRNGELPTWLKPKPPNYLKECEKRKPLIVLRNDQYRIEGSKLILKGLGKFRKLEIQFKGRIHLRGKQGRLEITYDEVKRKWYAHISFTVEEKLEGEEWVKLPRKPKGDLSAGIDLGVNNLMAVYVENGQSFLVNGRPLKSIDFYWRKRIAEYQSKLNKSGAKTSRRLKRMHERAKLQARHYINTSVRGTVRKLYELGVFKIVVGYPKGIAQNPGKGKKQNFILSHVWRFNTVIKRLKEVAEEYGIVVEVVDEAFTSQTCPVCGRPHEGARFVRGLFKCPATGLVFNADLVGAFNILKKVVKTITPNLSGLYAQRRGNWPEARPEGFEEPASRVIMMRTPQTSLPMARG
- a CDS encoding SagB/ThcOx family dehydrogenase codes for the protein MHWNPRPSRQGGGQRDEPLTLQQVSQILWAAYGVNRWGKRTSPSAGACYPFEVYVVVSGVEGLTPGIYLYDGKAHALELIREGHFGKTLAEACLNQRCVATAPVNVVIVAHYERTTRRYGERGIRYVHIDAGHMGQNIYLQATALGLGTVAVGAFRDEEVKRAMNVPGEPLYVFPLGVPGE
- a CDS encoding thioredoxin family protein translates to MIVEYDGKFEFESGKTVLWFSIPGCPPCRIVESFMEDLGREFPEIKIVHINAEEWNDLVNRFDVLNVPTLIYLKDGKEAGRQNLIRRKEEVLIRFEELKRL
- a CDS encoding heavy metal translocating P-type ATPase, with amino-acid sequence MELVLKVNGMTCAMCVKTIEEALKDLPGVLEASVNLGTETARVSYDPSLVTIEDIRKTIEDVGYQFIGVEGEETHDLERELRERHLRDMKRKLAVAWGIGIALFASMQAERFGFEIPYLMPLQFILSTIAIVYAGRGIFGKAYASLRHKSLNMEVMYSLGIGSAYLASVLATVEVIPEDFNFYEASVLLMAFLLLGRYLETRAKGRTSEAIKKLMGLQAKKATVLRNGEEIEVPISEVRVGDVVIVKPGERIPVDGIVLEGESYVDESMITGEPVPNLKKPGDEVIGGTINKNSVLRIEARRVGRDTVLAQIIRLVEEAQNTKPPIQRLADTIVAYFIPTVLTIALLSFAYWYFVAGEPLLFAFTTLLSVLVIACPCAFGLATPTALTVGMGKGAEMGILIKNGEVLEIARKATVVLFDKTGTLTKGKPEVTDVISFGMDEKELIKLVASAEKRSEHPLGDAIVRKAQELGLELEEPGEFEAITGKGVRAVVGGREILAGNRKLMVENGYSVNEVEETLHRLEDEAKTAITVAIDGRIVGVIGIADTIKEGAKEAIEELHRMGKKVGMITGDNRRTANAIARRLKVDYVLAEVLPGDKANEVKKLQEKGEVVIFVGDGINDAPALAQADVGIAVGNATDIAMESGDMVLIKNDPRDVVKAIKLSQKTLAKIKQNIFWAMFYNTMLIPFAAGLAFVLFGVEFQPEWAAGAMSISSVSVVTNSLLLKRARI
- a CDS encoding TRASH domain-containing protein, translating into MKIDDLDLKLIHLLMDNSRLSISELAERLGVSRPTVKSRLEKLEKEGVILGYTVKLNPELLRAHNVVALIVKTDEPERMREFEEIIEINRFTSRKYLIKIAVEDMEELRKVIEGAGFEVIEIMPILESIERTTPPKVKIPFKCDYCGKEIVGEPIVYKYHNRVYFLCCPTCLREFKKTRENIEKFKLKEEDKVEHAHEHEHHAHN
- a CDS encoding cytochrome C biogenesis protein; translation: MQVSDAILMTAADIPLDSLSQVTEFTGVTFSIIALGILNALRPSIFLMIVFLLSMIALTDERKVLRVGLAFTVGAFLGYSIIAVALMNLHTKIPLLRYFVVIFGITVGVYKILSALGYVKIPVSSPLREKSNEVLEKATSPPAAFVIGGVMAFLSLSCVLPSYLLVSSLLSGQYPPGIRAALLVVFIGISVLPFALVTLGFHYGSRYARLGRAVDRLSSVSGRGDLVMGVVLVLVSVLYFVFFL